The genomic window CGCGGGCTTCCGCCGGGCGGCGGGCGCGGCGGATCAGTCGACGGGCGGCCGACGCAGCTGCTTGATGCCGGTGCGCCGCTGCTTCGCGTCGAGGCGGCGCTGCTTCGCGCCACGACTGGGCGTCGTCGGCCGGCGCTTCGGCGGCGGCGGTCGCAGCGCCTCGGCGACGACGGCGGCGAGGCGCTCGCGCGCGGCATCCCTGTTGCGCAGCTGGGCGCGATGCTCGGATGCCGCGATCGTAAGGACGCCGCCCACGAGCCGACCCCCCAATCGCTCGAGCAGGAGATCCCGCTGAGCTGACGAGAGGGCACTCGAGCCGGCGGCATCCCAGACCAGTTCCGCGCGCGAGTCCGCCGTGTTCACGCCTTGCCCGCCCGGCCCGGACGACCGCGAGAACCGCCACGACAGCTCGGACTCGGGGATCGTGAGGCGCGCCGAGACCCGCAGGCCCGGGCGGTGGGGAGCAGGCATCGTTCCATCATCCTCCCGCGCGCGCTTGTGCGCGCGAGAGAGCGGGTCTCAGGTCCCGCAGAAGGTGCGATACGGGCCGAAGGCGTCGGGGGCCGGCTCGGCGTAGCGCTCGAGACCGGCTCGCTCGGTGAACGGCGAGGTCACCGCCGCGACCAGCTGCTCGAACAGTGCGAGGTCGCCGCCGGTCGCGGCATCCAGCGCCTCTTCAACGAGGTGGTTGCGCGGGATGTAGACGGGGTTCGCGGCATCCATCGCGTCGGAGTCGGGACCAAGACCCAGCCAGCGCTCCGCCCACAGGTCGAACGGACCGGGGTCGGCGAAGAGCGCGCGGGTGCCCGCGGCGTCTCCGCGCGCGACGGCGCTCAACCGGCGGAAGAACCCCGTGTAGTCGACGCGGCTGATCTGCAGCAGATCGAGCAAGTCGGTCAGAAGCGGCGTGGTCATCTCCTGGTCGGCGTCCGCCGGGATGCCGAGCTTGTCGAGCATCCCGCTGAACCAGGCCGCGTTGTACGCGTCGCGGAACCGCCCGAGCTCATCCTGGGCCAGCTCGATCGAACGGTCGGTGTCGGCGTCGATTGTCGTCAGCAGGGCTTCGGCGAAGCGGGCGAGGTTCCACTCTCCGATCAGCGGCTGCCGCCCGAACGCGTAGCGCCCCTGCCGGTCGATCGAGCTGTAGACGGATGCCGCGTCGAAGGCATCCATGAAGGCGCAGGGGCCGTAGTCGATCGTCTCGCCGGAGATCGTGACGTTGTCTGTGTTCATCACGCCGTGGACGAAACCGAGCAGCATCCAGCGGGCGATGAGCGACGCCTGCGCGTCGATCACGGCGCCGAGGAGCGCGAGCGACGGGTTCTCGGCATCGGCCAGGTGCGGGTAGTGCCGGTCGATCGAGTGGGCGACCAGGCGCCGCACCAGTTCACCGTCACCGGTCGAGGCTGCGTACTGGAACGTCCCCACGCGCAGGTGGCTCAGCGCGACCCGGGCGAGCACCGCGCCAGGGAGCACCGTCTCGCGCTGCACGTCCAGCCCCGTTGCGGTCACGGCGAGCGCGCGCGTGGTCGGCACGCCGAGGGCATGCATGGCTTCACTGATCACGTACTCGCGCAGCATCGGGCCGACAGCCGCGAACCCATCGCCGCCGCGCGCGAAGGGCGTGGGACCTGACCCCTTGAGGTGCAGGTCGCGCAGGCGGCCGTGGGTGTCGACGACCTCGCCGAGCAGCAGCGCGCGCCCGTCGCCGAGGCGCGGGGAGTATCCCCCGAACTGATGCCCGGCGTAGGCCTGCGCGACGGGGGCCGCGGTCTCGGGGACGCGATTGCCGGTGAGCAGCGCGATGCCGTCGGGGGTGTGGAGCGCTTCGGGGTCGAGCCCGAGCTCGGCGGCGAGCGGCTCGTTCAGCACCAGAAGTCGCGCATCGGGAAACTCGGCGGCGGCCCACGGCACGGCCAGCTCCGGCAGCTCGCGGGCGAACCGCGAGCCGAGGTCGACGGCGGTCTGCGGCGCAAGGCTCATGTTTCCAGGCTACGCGCGGCGCGGCGGGTGAGGGCCGGTTGGTGCGGCGCAGGGCCGCCGGGCGCCGGGCGTGGGATGGTCGGCGGGTCGGCGGGGTCGGCGGTGGCGCGGGGCGCGGGGCGACACCGGGCACCGGCGTGCACAACGTCGGCAATCCCACGTGCACCGGGCACCTCCCGGGCCCGCGCAGCACCGGTGCGAGCGGATCGGCGACGTTGTGCACGCGGGGTCGGCGGGTCGGCTCTCGGCGACCGGCGCGCCCGGCGCCCGGCACCCGGCGCCCGGCGCCCGGCGCCCGGCGATCGAGTGCGGCAGAGCCGCGGCGTGCACAACGTCGGCAACCCTCTGCACTCGCGGCAGATCACTGCCCTGTACCGCACCACACCGGGCGGATCGGCGACGTTGTGCACGCGGTGCCGCGCGCAGCGGCGGGTCAGGAGCGGATGATGCCGCGGGTGAGCAGCCCGTAGACCTCGTCGGCCGCGGCCTGCGGCTCGACACCGTGCGTCACCAGCTGCACACCGGCGCCGAGCACCCCTTGCACGAGCGCCACGGTCGACGGGGATGCCGGCAGCCCGAGATCCTCCAGCACGCGGGTGAGGGGCCGCATGAGCGCGTCGTGCAGCGTCATGAGGTCTTCCATGCGGCTCGGGCTCAGGTTCGCGTCGCGCAGCGACCCGGCGATGGTGTGCCGCCCGTCGGCGGTCATCCGCATCGTCGCATCCACGAACGCGCGCAGTTCGGGAAGGCCACGCTCGGCGCCCTCCAGGGTCTGCTCGATGTCGGCATCCCATCGCTCGATCGCGTCGATCGCGATCGCGACGAGCAGATCGTCTTTCGACGGGAAGTAGTCGTAGAAGCTCGATCGCTTCATGCCGGCGCGCTCGGACACGCTTCCCGGGGTCACCCCGGTCAGCCCCACCTCCTGCAGAAGCTCCTCGCCCGCACGCACGAGTGCGGCGCGTTGCGACGCGCGGTGCTCGGCGACCGTCGGTGCGGTGATCTTGGGCATCCGGTAATTATCGTCCTCGTCGGCGCCGGCCGTATGCAGCGGCGCGGCGGGTGAAACGTCCTGAAGGGAGCACGTCGCCCGCGACAGCCGGAGCTGCCGCGGGCGACGAAGGACGCGAGGGTGTCAGGCCGCGACAGGCGCACCCAACCGGCCGTCGACCATCTCGAGCACGCGGTCGCAGTGCTCCAGCACGTCGCGGTCGTGGGTGACCATGACCACGGCGACCCCCGCGTCATGCGCCCGGTCGGCGAGAAGCTGGACGACCTCGTGGCTGCGGCGACGGTCCAGCGCCGCCGTCGGCTCGTCCACCAGCAGCAGGCTCGGCTGGTTCACCAGAGCGCGGGCGATGCCCACGCGCTGACGCTCACCGCCGGAGAGCTCTCCAGGTCGGTGACCGGCACGGTGGCTCATACCCACAGACTCCAGCACGGGGGCGGGGTCGACGTCGCGGTTTCTTGCCAGGCGCCCGGCGAGGCGCAGCTGGTCGGCTGCGGTGAGCGCGGGGAGCAGGTTGCCCGACTGGAACACGAACCCGATGTTGCGCAGGCGGAACCGCGCCCGATTGCGCTTGGACAGGGTCGACAGGTCGGTGCCGTGCACGCGCACCACCCCGCTGTCGGGGTTGGCGAGGGCGCCGGCGATCGCCAGCAGCGACGACTTGCCCGAGCCGGACGGGCCCACGATGGCGACGAACTCGCCGGGCATGACGGTCAGCGATACGTCGTCGAGTGCGCGGACACGGGAGTCTCCGTCGCCGAGCTCGAGCACGGCGTTGCTGATCTGCAGGGCGGGGGTGGTGTCGATGCTCATCGCTGGCCTCCCAGGGCTCGGAGCGGGTCGATTCGGACGATGCGCAGCACCGCGACGGCGGCGCCGATGAGACCGAGCGCGATCGTCAGCCCGGATGCCACGGCGATCGGAGCCGCCTCGAGCGCGAAGGGCATGGCATCCGGCATGAGCGCGCCGAGCCCAACGCCGGCGGCCACGCCGAGGGCGGTGAAGCCGACCAGGAGAATGGCGGCCTGCATGAGGCTGTCGCGCAGCAGGTAGCGGCTGGACGCGCCGACGGCACGCAGCACCGCGAGATCGTGGCTGCGCTGGATGGTCCAGACCGTAAAGAACGCGCCGACGACGAGAGCGGAGATGGCGTAGAGGAAGAACTGGATCATGCTGAGCGTCAGCGTCTCGGCCTCGTAACCCGGGGAGGCGTTGAAGGCCTCGGTGAGGGTCATGGTCGTGGTGTCAGCCGTGGCGTCGATGGCCTCGTAGTCGGGGGTGACGCCGTCCTCGGCCTGCAGCGCGACGACGCTGGCGTACGGGAAGTCCACCGCGGCGAGCTGCGCGTCCGTGGGCGCGCCCGGCACCGCCGCGCCTGCTGCCATGAGCTTCCAGGTGTCGAGCGGCAGGTAGGCCACGTCGACGTGACCGAAGGTCGCCTGGCCCTCGGTGAATCCGACGACGGTCAGCTCGACGTCGACGCGCTCGAGGGTGACGACCGTGCCGATCTCGACGCCGCTGTCCTTCATCGGCTCGGAGACCACGATGCCGTTGGCCACGCCGATACCCTCACCCGAGGACACCGGAGGTGCGAGGAAACCATCCGTCTGCACGCCGAACAGCGTGAGGTCGATCTGGGTGCCGTCGTCGGTGACGCCGTTGACGATGTTGACGCCCATCGGCTCCGCTTCGGCGATGCCGTCGGCACCGTCCCAGGCCACGAGCTGATCTTCGTCGACGACGGAACGACTGAACGCGTTGTCCGCTTTCGTGCCACCGTCGAACGCGAATGCTGAGGCGGGCATGGATTTGAGGCCGGAGACGCCGTCGTTGACGAGTCCGGAGGACAGGCCGGACAGCAGCACGACGAGCAGCGAGATGAGGGCGATCACGACGCCCATCAGAGCGAAGCGGCCGCGGGCGAATCTGAGTTCGCGCAAGGCAAGGAACATGAAGGTCTTTCTGATCGCAAGTTTGTCGACAACCCGTCGACATGATGCCGACAGTATGTCACCAAAAAATGGAAGGGGCGCTCAGGAAGGAGCCGGGCACGACGACGCCCGCGGCCGGAGACCGGGGCGGGCATCACTTGGACAGCCGGATCGACCCGGCCGCGGACTACTTCCAGACCGTCGCCAGGAGGATGTTGATCACGGTGAGCACGCCGATCGAGGGCAGCACCCACGAAGCGACCTGTTCCTTCTTGCGGTTGATCAGGGCGATGACGATGATCGCGATGAGGACGGCATGTTGAGCGGCAGGTCCCCGCTCATCGTCGGGCTCCCGACCGCCGCGGCATCCCCTCAGATGCTCTCATGCCTCCAGCGTACGAAACTGCTCATCGCAGCGCGCCGCGGGTGAGCCACCGCTGCAGGGCGGCATACGCCTCAGCCCGAGGGTCGGCGCTGGAGAGGAAGAGGTCATGGATGCCGCCGTTGATGCGCTCCACACTGACGCGCTTCCCGATGCGGGTGGACGCCTTGGCGATGTCGTCGACGACCAGCACCGAGTCGGTCGAGGTCATGTCCTGGGACCACACCATGGGGTTCGCCGACCGCGCCGCCAGCATGACCAGGGCGGGACACCCCACGTCCAGCCCTGCTGCCACCCGGCGGTGCCCTTCGAGGATCGCCGCGAGCCATCCCGGGTGGGTCGCGAAGCCCCGATCCGGTCGCCACTGCGCCCGCGGCGGGTCGGCCGGCAGCGACCCCAGCTCGGTCTGCGCGCGCGTGTAGAACCCGAGATCGACCACCGGGTGGGTGCCCAGCGGATCCACCCGTGCCCGCACCTGCACGAGGGGCGCGATGGCTTGGCGTCCGATCGCCCCCAGCTGCAGCTCCAGCCACGGGCTGTTGAGCACGAGCGCGGATGCGCGACCCGGGTGCCGGGCGGCCCAGAGCGTCAGTGTCAGCCCGCCGGTGGAGTGCCCCATCAGCACCAGCCGCCGACCCGACCCGGCGCCCGGCGCGTGACCGATCGCCACGAGCGCCGCGCCGATGTCGGCGCCATACTCGTCGAGGCTGTTGATGTAGCCGGGCGTCTGCCCCTCGCGCAGGCTGCGACCGTACTTGCGCAGGTCCAGCGCGTGGAACCGGGCCCCGAGGTGATTCCAGAAGCGGGCGAGTTCGCTCTGGAAGAAGTAGTCCGACCAGCCGTGCACATAGAGCACATCGACGTCGCGCAAGGGCTGCGTCATGCGCGCCGTGAACGACGGGAGGCTCCGGACGAGCGTCGCGACCACCGGACCTTCGTCGTCGTCCCCCAGGGGCAGGGTCAAGCTCTCGAACGGCGCCCCCAGGATGTCGGTGGTCCACTGTTCCGCCATGGGGTCAGCCTACTTTGGCCGATGATCCCCCCGCCGGGCAGTCGTCGACGCGCGGTTGCCCGGGCCGACATCGCCTCCCTAGACTGCGGCCATGTCGGCCACTCCCCCGCACGGCACGGCGCCGCCGACACCCCACCGGGACGATCCCCTGACCGACGCCATGGCGCGCACCGACCTCGCGCGACGCCGCGGCCGCTGGGCGGCCGCCTTCGGTTCGGCCGCTCTGGCGCTCGGCATGGGCGGGTTCTTCTTCGGGGCGCCGTCCTCGCCCGAGCGCGAGCACATGGCCGGAGGCGCCGCGATCGCTCTGGCGTGGGGTGCTCTCGGGATCATCGGGGTCGCTCTCGGAGCCCTGGCTGTGCTCTTCGCGCTGGGGGCGCTGTCGACCGGCGGCATCCGCATCCGATGGGCGACCGCGACCCGGTGGGCGCTCGTCGGGGCGGCGGCACTGATCGCGCTGCTGTTGGCGAGCCCCATCCTCCTGACGCTGGCGGTGCCGCTGGCCGTCGTCTTCGCTCTGGTCGCGCCGCCCGGCAGCGCGGATCCCCCGGCGTCGCTTCGCACCCGGGCGCTGTGGGGGTCGACGTTCGCCGTCGCCGCGCTCGCCTTGGTCGCGCTGACCGTCGCCCACGTCACGGTGTGGAACCCGCTCGCCCGGGTGCCGGGGATGGGCGTCGAACGGATCTACGCCGAGATGATCGCGGCGAATCAGTTGTCGCTGCGCATCGACCCCATCCTCGTCGCCTGGGCCGCCCTGTGGGTGTTCGTCGCCCTCGGAGTGGTCGTGGCAAGCCTGGTTCCCGCCATCGGCGACAGGCTCACCGCGCGTCGACTCGTCGTGGCCGGCTGCGCGCTGCTCGGCCTCATCGGCACCACCGGCTGGATCGCGGGCTTCAACATCGGCATGGCGCTGGCCGACACGTTCCTGACGTCGGGAGCGGATGCTGCGCCCGTCGGACCCGCGCTGAGGCTGGTCGGCCAGGTCTTCCTGGTGGCCGCGCTCATCATCGGGCTCGCACCCTCGCGTGCGACCGCCCCGCGCCCCGCGCCCGTCGGCTGAGCCGGCGCTCCCGCGGCCGGGCGCCGCACGGCATCCACTCGCCTGTCGCGAATCGTCGCCGCCGGCCGCCGGACGGCGCACGGCATCCACTCGCCTGTCGCAAATGGTCGCCTACGGCCGCCACGCGGCGCACGGCATCCACTCGCCTGTCGCAAATCGTCGCCTCCGGCCGCCGGAAGCGACCATTCGCGACAGGGGAACGCGGGATGGCGGGAGGGGAACGCGGGATGGCGGGAAGGGCGCGCGCGGGCGGCGCGCGCGGCGGGCGGGCGCGGCGGGCGGGGAGGGCCGGCGGCTACTCGCCGCGTGAGACCGTGATCATCTCCTCGCGGGGGACGACCTTGATGCGGGGGCGCCCCTGCGCGGCGCCGAGCGCCACCTCGTACTCGTCGAGGCGGTGCCAGCCCTCGAGGTCGGTCCAGCGCACTCCGCGCGAGGCGAGCAGCTCGGTGATCGCCTCTTCGGACGGGTCCTCGGGCGTCCACCACGAGCCCTGGTCGTTGATGATGTGGCCGACCGTCTCCATGGCATCCGACTTGGTGTGCCCGATGAGGCCCACCGGTCCGCGCTTGATCCAGCCCGTCGCGTACACGCCGGGGACCCGCTCGTTGGAGTCCTTGTGGATCACCTGGCCCTCCTGGTTCGGGATCACACCGTGCCGCTTGTCGAACGGCACGCCCGGCAGGGGCGAGCCGAAGTACCCGACCGCGCGGTACAGCGCCTGTACGGGCACTTCGCGCAGTTCACCGGTGCCCTCGACGCCGCCCTGGCCGTCGGGCTGCGTGCGCTCGTAGACGAAGGAGCTCACGCGGCCGAACACGTCCTTCTTCACCTCGACCGGCTTGGCCCAGAAGTGGAAGTGCAGGCGGCGCGATGCCTCGCCGCCGGCGTTGTTCACCGACGGGCGCTTGCGCCACGACTGCAGCACCCGGTCGATCACCATGACCTGCTTGTTGCTGGCGACGGCGGTCTTGGATGCCTCGTCGTAGTCGAAGTCCTCGTCGTAGACGACCATGTCGACGTCGCGCAGCTCACCGAGCTCGCGCAGCTCGAGGGGGGTGAACTTCACCTGCGCGGGGCCGCGCCGACCGAACACGTGCACGTCGGTGACGGGCGACGCCTTCAGCCCCTCGTAGACGTTCTGCGGGATCTCGGTCGGCAGCAGGTCGTCGGCGTGCTTCACGAGCATGCGGCTGATGTCGAGCGCGACGTTGCCGTTGCCGATGACGGCGATCGACTCCGCCTCGAGCGGCCAGGTGCGCGGCACGTCGGGGTGCCCGTCGAACCAGCTGACGAAGTCCGCCGCACCGTACGAGCCCTCGGCGTCGATGCCGGGGATGTCGAGAGACGTGTCGCGGATGGCGCCGGTGGCGAAGATGACCGCGTTGTAGTGCCGCTTGAGGTCGTCGAGCGTGATGTCCTCGCCGAAGCGCACGTTGCCGAACAGGCGGATGTCGCCGCGGTCGAGCACTTCGCGCAGCGCGTTGATGATGCCCTTGATGCGCGGGTGATCGGGCGCGACGCCGTAGCGGACCAGGCCGTAGGGCGCGGGAAGCTGCTCGAACAGGTCGATCGACACGTCGAAACGACGCTCGGCTTTGAGGAGGAGGTCGGCGGCGTAGATACCTGCCGGCCCGGCGCCGACGATCGCGAGTCGCAGCTTGGTCATGGGTGGTGGTCCTTTCGTGGTCGGCGCCGCCGCGCTCTTGCGAGCCGGTTCGGCGCCGGTCAGCTGGATCGGTCGGCGACGGCGCGCGCGAAGCGGGTGAGCGCTTCGCGGACGGCGCCGTCGGGAAGAGGCTCGAGGGCCGCGATCGCCGCGTCCGACCATTCCCCGGCGAGAGCCTGGGTGGCGGCGGTCGCCTCGTGATCGCGCAGTCGCGCGAGCGGTTCGTCGAGGATCGCCGGGTCGGCGCCGTCGGCGATGAGCGCGACCCCTTCGTCGATCTCCGCGCGAAGGGCGACGGATGCGGCATCCGTCCGCTGTCCCAGCAGCAGATACGGCATGGTGGGCACACCGGCGCGCAGGTCGGTGCCGGGGACCTTGCCGGTCTCCCCGGGGTCGGCGGACAGGTCGATGACGTCGTCCAGCAGCTGGAACGCGACGCCCGCCTTCTCGCCGAAAGCGACCATGGGCTGCTCGAACTCACGCGGTCCGTTGCCGAAGATGACGCCGGCTTGCGCGGATGCCGCGATGAGCGAGCCGGTCTTGTCGGCGAGCACCTGCAGGTAGAAGGCGACGGGATCGTCGGAGCGCTGGGGACCGACCGTCTCGTGCATCTGGCCGAGAACGAGGCGCTCGAAGGTGTCGGCCTGCAGATGGATCGCCTGCTCGCCGAGCCGCGCCATGATCTGGCTGGCCCGCGAGAAGAGCAGGTCGCCGGTGAGGATGGCGACGTTGTTGCCCCACACCGCGTGGGCGCTCGGCACGCCGCGGCGCACATCCGCGCCGTCCATGACGTCGTCGTGGTAGAGCGAGCCGAGGTGGGTGAGCTCGAGGGCGGTGGCCGCCGCGATGACCTCGTCGGTGGCGCCGTCGCCCAGCTGCGCGGTCAGCAGCGCCAGCATCGGGCGTACCCGCTTGCCGCCTGCCTCGTAGAGGTAGCGGGCGGTGGCGTCGGCCAGGGCGTCTGTGGTCTTCAGCTCGGCGGCCATGTTGGCCTCGACGCGGTCGAGACCGTCTTCGATCCGCGCGATGAGCTTGCGCGCGCGGGCACCGGCGAACACCCGCTCGGTCAGGCCGAGGCGGCTCGCCAGGCGGGTACCCGGCGTGGGAGGGCTCGCAGTCACGCTCTCCAGCCTACCGGGGTCGCGCTGGCGCAAGCTGACTGCTCAGCTACCGGTCAGCGGCTTGCGAGCGCGGTGCAAGGCGACGATGCCGAAGGTCAGGTCCCGATAGGCGACGTCGGCCCACCCTGCCTCGCGCATCCAGGCACTGAGCGTCGGCTGGTCGGGCCAGTCGCGGATCGATTCGTTGAGGTAGTCGTACGCCGCCGCGTTGGAGCTGACCGCGCGCGCGATCACCGGCAGCACCCGGTCGTTGTAGAAGCGGTACAGGCCCGCGAACGCCGGCGAGCGGGGGTGCGAGAACTCGCAGATGACGAGCCGCCCACCGGGCGCCGTGACCCGCAGCATCTCGGCCAGCGCCTTCTTGGGGTCGTTGACGTTGCGCAGGCCGAACGAGATGGTGACCGCGTCGAACGCGTCGTCTTCGAAGGGCAGAGCCGTGGCATCCGCCTCGACGAACGACAGGTTGGGCACGCCGCCGTGCCGGCGGCGCCCCTCGGCGATCATGCCGGGCGAGAAGTCGGCGGCGACCACCTCGGCGCCGCTCGCGGCGAGCGCCACCGAGCTCGCTCCGGTGCCGGCGGCGAGGTCGAGGATGCGCTGGCCCGGACGCGGCGCGATCGCGCGGGTGGTGGCGACGCGCCAGAGACGGTCGTTGCCGAGGCTCAGCACGGTGTTGGTGCGGTCGTAGGCGGGAGCCACCTCGTCGAACATCCCGCTCACACGCGAGGGGTCTTTGCCGAGGTCGGCGCGAAGGGGTTCCGAGGTCACCCCTCGATCCTACGGCGCGGCGCCGTCGAGCTCGCTGAACTCCGCCAGCCGCGCAAGCCAGCGGTCGGCCGTCGCGTCGTCGAAGGGCGCCTGGCCGGCGCGCACACGGGCCTCGAGGTCCACGGCGACCTGTTCCAGCCGGTCGACGAGCTCGAGGGGATAGCCGTAGCGCACCCGGTGCTCGTCCCACTCGTCGCGGTCCTCGATGTAGACCTCGGCGCCGACGCGCTCGACGACATCCAGGTCCATGTCGATCCCGACCGGCGCCCCGTCCTCCCAGGTGACGTCCCACGCGATGTCGATGTAGATGCGGGTGCGATGCGGCGGGGAGTTGCGCGTGAGCACCCAGTCGCCGTCCGGCGGGATCAGCGTGACGTCGGGGTACTCGGTGACGATGTCCCGGCCCGGCCGCACGCTGCGGTCGCCCACGCGCTGCCCCACCCAGTCCCCCCACTCGTCGCTGCCGAGGTAGACGCACTCGTGCACCCAGTGCGTGCCGCCGTCCCACTTGCGCCAGCGGAACAGCAGCGGCGTACCGGGGGCAGGGCGGACGGATGCCGCGGAGGTCGCGTTCATCTGGCGAGTCTAGGCTTGAGGGGTGACTTTGACTCCTCCGCGCCTCGTCGTCCAGACGCGGGAGATAGACCACGTCGAGGACCTGCTTCCGTTCACTTCCCCTTCGCACCCGACCGCGTGGATCCGCCGCGGCGACGGCATGGTGGGTTACGGCACGGCGTTCGCCTTCACTCGCACCGGAACCGAGGCGTATGCCTCGCTCGCCGAGGGATGGAAGCAGCTGTCCGCCGCCGCAGAGGTCGACGACCCGCTGGGCCTGCCGGGCACCGGCCTCGTCGCCTTCGGTGCGCTCGCGTTCGATGCCCGCTCGCAGCGTGACAGCGTGCTGAACGTTCCCCGCGTCGTCGTGGGTCGTCGCGGCGGCCGGTCGTGGGTCACCACCATCACGCGCTCCCACGTCGGTGAGAGCGACGGGGCCGACGCCCGGGCCGAGGCCCGGGCCGAGGCGGGCATGGAGCCCGTCGAGACGCCCTACGGGCCGCACTGGTCGGGCACGCTCGGCCCCGGCGAGCAGTCCCCGGCCGGATACATGGCCGCCGTGCAGGCCGGTCTCGACGCCATCGCCGCGGGCGAGGTCGGCAAGGTCGTGCTGGCCCGGGACCTCCGCGGCAGCGTGCCCGTGGGATCAGACCTGCGCCGGCTCGCGCGCGCGCTGGCATCCGACTACCCCGACACGTGGGTGTTCGCCGTCGACGGCCTCATCGGCGCGAGCCCCGAGACGCTCGTCACCGTGCACGGCGGCACCGTGACGGCACGCGTGCTCGCCGGCACCACGCCGCGCGGCGCGGACGCCGATGCCGACACCGCCGCGTCGTCGGCCCTCGCCACGAGCTCCAAGGACACCGACGAGCACGAGTTCGCCGTGCAGAGCGTGCTCGCCTCGCTCCGCCCCCACACCCGCGCCCTCGTGGCGAGCGATGCGCCGTTCACGCTGAAGCTCCCCAACGTCTGGCACCTGGCCACCGACGTGGAGGGGGAACTGCACGGGGCGGCATCCGCCCTCGATCTCGTGAGCGCGTTGCACCCCACCGCAGCGGTCGCAGGCACCCCGACGGATGCCGCCGTCGAGCTCATCCACCGCATCGAGCCGTTCGACCGGGGTCGCTACGCCGGCCCGGTCGGGTGGATCGACGCCCACGGCGACGGGGAATGGGCCATCGCGCTGCGCTGCGCCCAGTTCGACGCCGCGGAAAGGCCGGGCGAGCCGATCGCCGCGACCGCCTACGCCGGGGCCGGCATCGTCTCAGGCAGCGACCCCGAGACGGAGCTCATCGAGACGCGCGTGAAGTTCCGCCCGATCGTCGACGCGCTGGCCTGACGCGCGCACCCGCGCGCACCCGCGCGCACCCTCCCCGTGCTCTCCCGTCGCGGATGACGGTTTCCCGCCCGCACAAGCAACAGAACGCGACAGGCGAACGCGGGCGGCGGGACCGCGACACGCGACGCGCGAGCCCCCGGCTCAGGTCGCCGCGAGGCGCTTCTTCTCCGCCTCGACGTCGAAGGTGGCCGGCGGC from Microbacterium sp. zg-Y625 includes these protein-coding regions:
- a CDS encoding demethylmenaquinone methyltransferase, with amino-acid sequence MTSEPLRADLGKDPSRVSGMFDEVAPAYDRTNTVLSLGNDRLWRVATTRAIAPRPGQRILDLAAGTGASSVALAASGAEVVAADFSPGMIAEGRRRHGGVPNLSFVEADATALPFEDDAFDAVTISFGLRNVNDPKKALAEMLRVTAPGGRLVICEFSHPRSPAFAGLYRFYNDRVLPVIARAVSSNAAAYDYLNESIRDWPDQPTLSAWMREAGWADVAYRDLTFGIVALHRARKPLTGS
- a CDS encoding isochorismate synthase, whose translation is MTPPRLVVQTREIDHVEDLLPFTSPSHPTAWIRRGDGMVGYGTAFAFTRTGTEAYASLAEGWKQLSAAAEVDDPLGLPGTGLVAFGALAFDARSQRDSVLNVPRVVVGRRGGRSWVTTITRSHVGESDGADARAEARAEAGMEPVETPYGPHWSGTLGPGEQSPAGYMAAVQAGLDAIAAGEVGKVVLARDLRGSVPVGSDLRRLARALASDYPDTWVFAVDGLIGASPETLVTVHGGTVTARVLAGTTPRGADADADTAASSALATSSKDTDEHEFAVQSVLASLRPHTRALVASDAPFTLKLPNVWHLATDVEGELHGAASALDLVSALHPTAAVAGTPTDAAVELIHRIEPFDRGRYAGPVGWIDAHGDGEWAIALRCAQFDAAERPGEPIAATAYAGAGIVSGSDPETELIETRVKFRPIVDALA
- a CDS encoding DUF402 domain-containing protein, with the translated sequence MNATSAASVRPAPGTPLLFRWRKWDGGTHWVHECVYLGSDEWGDWVGQRVGDRSVRPGRDIVTEYPDVTLIPPDGDWVLTRNSPPHRTRIYIDIAWDVTWEDGAPVGIDMDLDVVERVGAEVYIEDRDEWDEHRVRYGYPLELVDRLEQVAVDLEARVRAGQAPFDDATADRWLARLAEFSELDGAAP